One Bosea sp. 685 DNA segment encodes these proteins:
- a CDS encoding dienelactone hydrolase family protein, protein MSENWIQAMKSSGISREDDMGLYLRIAGIAFAVTIWVGGASAQEAAPKDLAAPKDLAARVELYAVPTLTLSDSQFLSGDPNAQAAVVTGELSIAQGSGRLPVAVLMHGSGGIGGNVQYWKRLFNAEGISTFVIDGVTGRGFTGVGDKQASLGRLNFILDIYRSLEILGKHPRVDPSKVVMVGFSRGGQAALYSSVERFQKLWNKSGLDFASYVVFYPDCGTTYRDDDKVSRKPIRIFHGSPDNYNPVSPCKAYVARLKQAGADVQLTEYPNAEHGFDNPLGANPPVPTKADQSVRACKIRENESAILLNEATQKPFAYTDDCVSIGPTVGFNPEATKAATAAVLEFVRSTAGTK, encoded by the coding sequence ATGAGCGAGAACTGGATTCAGGCAATGAAATCCAGCGGCATCAGTCGGGAGGACGACATGGGGTTGTATCTACGCATAGCGGGCATCGCATTTGCGGTCACGATCTGGGTCGGGGGCGCGTCGGCGCAGGAGGCCGCACCGAAAGACTTGGCCGCACCGAAAGACTTGGCCGCCAGGGTCGAACTTTACGCCGTGCCCACGCTCACCCTGAGCGACAGCCAGTTTCTCTCAGGCGACCCGAATGCACAGGCGGCCGTGGTCACGGGCGAACTCTCCATCGCCCAGGGCAGCGGGCGGTTGCCGGTCGCTGTCCTGATGCATGGCTCTGGCGGAATCGGCGGGAACGTTCAGTACTGGAAAAGACTGTTCAATGCGGAAGGCATATCGACCTTCGTGATCGACGGCGTCACCGGCCGCGGATTTACCGGCGTCGGCGACAAGCAGGCATCGCTGGGACGCCTGAACTTCATCCTGGACATCTACCGGTCGCTCGAAATTCTCGGCAAACATCCGCGCGTCGACCCGAGCAAGGTGGTCATGGTGGGTTTCTCGCGCGGCGGACAAGCGGCGCTTTACTCCAGCGTCGAGCGTTTCCAGAAGCTCTGGAATAAGAGCGGTCTCGATTTCGCGTCTTATGTGGTCTTCTATCCCGATTGCGGAACGACATACCGGGACGACGACAAGGTCTCGCGCAAGCCGATCCGGATCTTTCACGGCTCGCCGGACAACTATAATCCGGTCTCCCCCTGCAAGGCTTATGTGGCGCGTCTGAAACAGGCTGGCGCGGATGTCCAATTGACCGAATATCCCAACGCCGAGCACGGCTTCGACAACCCGCTGGGCGCCAACCCTCCTGTGCCGACCAAAGCCGACCAGTCTGTACGGGCGTGCAAAATCCGGGAGAACGAAAGCGCCATCCTGCTCAACGAGGCGACGCAGAAGCCGTTCGCCTATACCGACGACTGCGTCAGCATCGGGCCGACAGTCGGCTTCAATCCCGAGGCCACCAAGGCAGCAACCGCAGCGGTCCTGGAATTCGTCCGATCGACCGCCGGCACGAAGTAG
- a CDS encoding AzlC family ABC transporter permease — protein sequence MSVSADWSWQRVALAGMRDALSLPAWVVGFGLVGIGSLARDVGYPVEVAVLSTMLVWAGPSQVIFFASIAAGAAWSAIAIAIGFASLRFLPMTVAILPLLRRPGQSVWLQLALSHYVAVTAWTEGLRRLPAVPPPQRVAYFLGFANTCMAVSSIGTFAGYYLVNALPIPFAAGLLCLTPIFFLVSLAAGIRHRGDIVAMVLGLALAPICDRFIGGGFDLIVAGVIAGSIAFLIGRRRGRAV from the coding sequence ATGAGCGTATCGGCAGACTGGAGCTGGCAGCGTGTGGCGCTGGCCGGCATGCGCGATGCGCTCTCCCTGCCGGCCTGGGTCGTCGGCTTCGGGCTCGTCGGAATCGGTTCATTGGCGCGGGATGTCGGCTATCCCGTCGAGGTCGCGGTGCTGTCGACCATGCTGGTCTGGGCCGGGCCGTCGCAGGTGATCTTCTTCGCTTCTATCGCCGCAGGCGCCGCCTGGAGCGCGATTGCGATCGCGATCGGCTTCGCCTCATTGCGTTTCCTGCCGATGACGGTCGCGATCCTGCCCTTGCTGCGCAGGCCTGGGCAAAGCGTCTGGCTCCAGCTTGCCTTGTCGCATTATGTCGCCGTGACCGCGTGGACCGAGGGCTTGCGGCGCTTGCCTGCCGTGCCACCGCCGCAGCGCGTCGCCTATTTCCTCGGCTTCGCCAACACCTGCATGGCCGTCAGCTCGATCGGCACCTTCGCGGGCTATTATCTCGTCAACGCCTTGCCGATTCCGTTTGCCGCAGGGCTGCTCTGCCTGACGCCGATCTTCTTCCTGGTTTCGCTGGCGGCGGGCATCCGGCATCGCGGCGATATCGTGGCCATGGTGCTGGGCCTTGCGCTGGCGCCGATCTGCGACCGTTTCATCGGCGGCGGCTTCGATCTGATCGTCGCTGGAGTGATCGCCGGCAGCATCGCCTTCTTGATTGGCCGCAGGCGCGGGAGGGCCGTATGA
- a CDS encoding AzlD domain-containing protein — protein MTPPIPGLDGAYWPYLALLLFAVLPTEIWRWLAVAFARRIQPESPALEWVRAVATALLAGVVAKLIIVPPGALAAAPLGLRVGALTVALAIMLFDRRRVMLAVLMGEATLIAGAWLLI, from the coding sequence ATGACGCCGCCAATTCCCGGCCTCGATGGCGCCTACTGGCCCTATCTCGCCTTGCTGCTCTTCGCCGTGCTGCCGACCGAGATCTGGCGCTGGCTCGCGGTTGCGTTCGCGCGGCGGATCCAGCCTGAATCGCCCGCGCTTGAATGGGTGAGGGCGGTCGCGACCGCGCTTCTGGCTGGCGTTGTCGCCAAGCTGATCATCGTGCCGCCCGGCGCCCTGGCGGCGGCGCCCTTAGGCTTGCGGGTCGGCGCGCTCACTGTCGCGCTGGCGATCATGCTCTTCGACCGGCGCAGGGTGATGCTCGCCGTGCTCATGGGGGAGGCGACGCTGATCGCCGGGGCGTGGCTGCTGATCTAG
- a CDS encoding sigma-70 family RNA polymerase sigma factor, whose protein sequence is MSARPDSVSSNAFEQHRPFLTRLAYRMLGSVSDAEDVVQDAWLRWHEAGQEDIINPRAYLARVVTRLCLDQMKSARSRREFYVGTWLPEPIVESLGGSEPVDDELDAPIALMLALERLSPLERAAFLLHDIFDIGFAEIARMLERSEAACRQLAARARQHVRLDLPPRNSVSREEATRYAEAFFKASHQSDPTLLQQLLARDVVLHSDGGGKVPASINQIFGLDKVARFFAGIAQKVAKLGQTTTRYEPVLINGLPGYVSLERGETLQATALDIRDGLIHAIYVIRNPDKLRHVSPPIQQGDGLT, encoded by the coding sequence ATGAGCGCGCGACCCGACAGCGTATCCAGCAACGCGTTCGAGCAGCACAGGCCATTCCTGACCCGATTGGCCTACCGCATGCTCGGCTCGGTCAGCGATGCCGAGGACGTGGTGCAGGATGCCTGGCTGCGCTGGCACGAGGCCGGACAGGAAGACATCATCAACCCGCGCGCCTATCTGGCGCGCGTGGTGACGCGGCTCTGCCTCGACCAGATGAAATCGGCCCGCAGCCGACGCGAATTCTATGTCGGAACCTGGCTGCCGGAGCCGATCGTCGAGAGCCTTGGTGGCAGCGAGCCGGTGGATGATGAGCTCGATGCGCCGATCGCGCTGATGCTGGCACTCGAACGGCTCTCGCCGCTGGAGCGGGCCGCTTTCCTGCTGCATGATATCTTCGACATCGGATTTGCCGAAATCGCCCGCATGCTGGAACGCAGCGAGGCCGCCTGCCGCCAGCTCGCCGCCCGGGCGCGCCAGCATGTCCGGCTCGACCTGCCGCCGCGCAACAGCGTCTCTCGCGAGGAGGCTACGCGCTATGCCGAGGCCTTCTTCAAGGCCTCGCATCAATCTGACCCGACCCTGCTGCAGCAACTGCTCGCACGCGATGTCGTCCTGCACAGCGACGGCGGCGGCAAGGTGCCGGCCTCGATCAACCAGATCTTCGGCCTCGACAAGGTCGCGCGCTTCTTCGCGGGCATCGCCCAGAAAGTCGCAAAACTCGGTCAGACGACCACGCGCTATGAGCCCGTGCTGATCAACGGCCTGCCGGGTTATGTCAGCCTCGAACGCGGCGAGACCCTGCAGGCGACCGCGCTCGATATCCGAGACGGCCTGATTCACGCCATCTATGTCATCCGCAACCCCGACAAGCTGCGGCATGTTTCGCCGCCGATCCAACAAGGCGACGGCCTGACCTAG
- a CDS encoding carboxymuconolactone decarboxylase family protein: MTQRLNALQIAPAAINAVLGAQNYVEQCGLEHSLLELVKMRASQINSCAYCLHMHTADARKAGESEARLYLLTAWEESELYTPRERAALRWTEALTRLSEGAPSDEAFAELREHFSEVECVNLSVAIGTINIWNRINAGFRTRHPQDRNRLAAA, translated from the coding sequence ATGACCCAACGCCTCAACGCCCTGCAGATTGCCCCTGCCGCCATCAACGCCGTACTCGGCGCGCAAAATTATGTCGAACAATGCGGACTGGAACACAGCCTGCTCGAACTGGTGAAGATGCGCGCCTCCCAGATCAACTCCTGCGCCTATTGCCTGCATATGCACACAGCCGACGCCCGCAAGGCTGGCGAGAGCGAGGCGAGGCTCTACCTGCTGACCGCCTGGGAGGAATCGGAACTCTACACCCCGCGCGAGCGCGCCGCGCTACGCTGGACGGAGGCGCTGACACGGCTTTCCGAGGGCGCCCCGAGCGACGAGGCCTTCGCCGAATTGCGTGAGCATTTCAGCGAGGTCGAATGCGTCAATCTTTCGGTGGCGATCGGTACGATCAATATCTGGAACCGCATCAATGCCGGCTTCCGCACCCGGCATCCGCAGGACCGTAACCGGCTCGCCGCCGCATGA
- a CDS encoding HIT family protein, which yields MSAYDPSNVFAKILRGELPSHTVYEDAETLAIMDIMPRSDGHVLVIPKAACRNVFDAPPEALKSVALSVQTLARAVKSAFNADGVTIQQFNEAAGGQVVFHLHVHVMPRHDGVALRPHTGAMEKPEVLTANAEKIRAALKNNL from the coding sequence ATGAGCGCCTACGATCCCTCCAATGTCTTCGCCAAGATCCTGCGCGGCGAATTGCCTTCCCACACGGTCTATGAGGACGCCGAGACGCTGGCGATCATGGACATCATGCCGCGCTCCGACGGGCATGTCCTGGTCATCCCCAAGGCCGCCTGCCGCAATGTCTTCGATGCGCCGCCCGAGGCGCTGAAATCCGTTGCCCTCAGCGTCCAGACGCTGGCGCGGGCGGTAAAATCAGCCTTCAACGCCGATGGCGTCACGATCCAGCAGTTCAACGAGGCCGCCGGCGGGCAGGTCGTGTTCCACCTGCATGTTCATGTCATGCCGCGCCATGATGGCGTGGCGCTGCGGCCCCATACCGGCGCGATGGAGAAGCCGGAGGTTTTGACCGCGAATGCAGAAAAAATTCGGGCCGCGCTAAAAAATAATCTCTGA
- a CDS encoding GNAT family N-acetyltransferase, whose product MSVDGRDDLRVRVATSLKTVPAAAWNACANPLALRAAMAATSPAPTSQAPACLDLASAVDEDNPFVSHAFLLALEESGCVGRRSGWSPAYLLVEDAQGSLLAAAPSFLKSHSQGEYVFDHAWADAYERAGGRYYPKLQLAAPFTPATGPRLLVAEGLRADEARAGLIAGLEALRGQANASSVHVTFAQEPDITALREAGYLERHDLQFHWRNEDFETYDDFLGTLASRKRKALKRERREALSADITVDVLSGPDLTEAVWDDFHSFYEDTGSRKWGRPYLNRAFFSAVSAAMGERIVLMMARRAGRYIAGAINFRGANTLYGRNWGCIEDHPFLHFELCYHQAIDYAIAHKLSRVEAGAQGEHKLARGYRPVLTRSLHHLADPGLRRAVAAHLVNERQHIAQAQEALAAESPFRKTGGADD is encoded by the coding sequence TTGAGTGTTGACGGACGCGACGACCTCAGGGTGCGCGTCGCGACGTCTTTGAAGACCGTCCCCGCCGCCGCATGGAACGCCTGCGCCAACCCGCTCGCGTTGCGCGCCGCCATGGCCGCAACCTCCCCGGCCCCTACCTCCCAGGCTCCTGCCTGCCTGGATCTCGCCTCGGCGGTCGACGAGGACAATCCCTTCGTCTCGCATGCCTTCCTGCTCGCCCTGGAGGAGAGCGGTTGCGTCGGCAGGCGTTCCGGCTGGTCCCCGGCCTATCTGCTGGTCGAGGATGCGCAAGGCTCGCTGCTGGCGGCGGCGCCAAGTTTCCTCAAGAGCCACAGCCAGGGCGAATATGTCTTCGACCATGCCTGGGCCGATGCCTATGAGCGCGCCGGCGGGCGCTACTACCCCAAGCTCCAGCTCGCAGCCCCCTTCACGCCCGCGACCGGGCCGCGCCTGCTGGTCGCCGAGGGCCTGCGCGCCGATGAGGCCCGCGCCGGGCTGATCGCCGGGCTGGAGGCGCTGCGCGGGCAAGCGAACGCCTCCTCGGTCCATGTCACCTTCGCGCAGGAGCCCGACATCACGGCGCTGCGCGAGGCCGGCTATCTGGAGCGGCACGACCTTCAGTTTCACTGGCGCAACGAAGACTTTGAAACCTATGACGATTTCCTGGGAACGCTGGCCTCGCGGAAGCGCAAGGCACTGAAGCGCGAGCGGCGCGAGGCACTCTCGGCCGACATCACCGTCGATGTCCTGTCCGGGCCAGATCTGACTGAGGCCGTCTGGGACGACTTCCATTCCTTCTACGAGGACACCGGCTCGCGCAAATGGGGCCGGCCCTATCTCAACCGCGCCTTCTTCTCGGCCGTGAGCGCGGCAATGGGCGAGCGCATCGTGCTGATGATGGCCAGGCGAGCCGGCCGCTACATCGCCGGCGCGATCAATTTCCGCGGCGCCAACACGCTTTATGGCCGCAACTGGGGTTGCATCGAGGACCACCCCTTCCTGCATTTCGAGCTCTGCTATCATCAGGCGATCGACTACGCGATCGCCCATAAGCTCAGCCGCGTCGAGGCCGGCGCACAGGGCGAGCATAAGCTCGCGCGCGGCTACCGGCCGGTGCTGACGCGCTCGCTGCATCATCTCGCCGATCCCGGGCTTCGCCGCGCCGTCGCCGCCCATCTCGTCAATGAGCGCCAGCATATCGCGCAGGCACAGGAGGCGCTTGCAGCGGAAAGCCCCTTCAGGAAAACCGGGGGCGCCGATGACTGA
- a CDS encoding glycerophosphodiester phosphodiesterase family protein: MAQLATSGLGWLVARPIAHRGLHDAKIGLIENSLSAAEGAIAGGFGIECDVQLSADGEAMVFHDFVLDRLTAETGLVNERSAQALAGIALKGSSDRIPTLNAFLDAVAGRVPLVIEVKSRFDGALALAQRTAEIVNQRAGQPIVLKSFDPVIVTALRKLAPGIPRGIVAMSDYSYPDYDHLDATQKHALANLLHFGESRPDFLSWKVADLPSAAPYLCREALGLPVMSWTVRNVQDRERAALHADQMVFEGFKP, from the coding sequence ATGGCGCAGCTTGCGACATCCGGACTCGGCTGGCTCGTCGCCCGACCAATCGCGCATCGTGGCCTGCATGATGCGAAGATAGGGTTGATCGAGAACAGCCTGTCCGCCGCCGAAGGCGCCATCGCTGGCGGCTTCGGCATCGAATGCGACGTCCAGCTCAGCGCAGACGGCGAGGCGATGGTGTTTCACGATTTCGTGCTCGACCGATTGACGGCCGAGACCGGCCTCGTCAACGAGCGGAGCGCGCAGGCGCTGGCCGGGATTGCCCTGAAGGGCAGCAGTGACCGCATTCCGACGCTGAACGCCTTTCTCGATGCGGTCGCGGGGCGCGTGCCGCTAGTGATCGAGGTCAAGAGCCGCTTCGACGGCGCTCTCGCTTTGGCGCAGCGCACGGCCGAGATCGTCAACCAGCGCGCCGGCCAGCCGATCGTGCTGAAATCCTTCGACCCCGTGATCGTCACGGCATTGCGCAAGCTCGCACCCGGCATTCCGCGCGGGATCGTGGCGATGAGCGACTATTCCTATCCCGACTATGATCACCTCGACGCCACCCAGAAACATGCGCTGGCCAATCTGCTGCATTTCGGCGAGAGCCGGCCGGACTTTTTGTCCTGGAAGGTTGCTGATTTGCCGAGCGCGGCTCCCTATCTCTGTCGGGAGGCGTTGGGCCTGCCGGTGATGAGCTGGACGGTGCGCAACGTTCAGGATCGCGAGCGGGCCGCATTGCATGCCGACCAGATGGTCTTCGAGGGCTTCAAACCTTGA
- a CDS encoding RidA family protein has protein sequence MSAIEAKLAELGITLPSPAAPVANYVPYVITGKLLVISGQLCFGLDGKLSDSHKGKLGAEIFNEAGIEAARLCAINVLAQAKAALGDLDRITRCVRLGGFINAMPHFAGLPAIMNGASDLMVEALGDKGRHARSTIGVAELPADAAVEVEAMFEIA, from the coding sequence ATGAGCGCAATCGAAGCCAAGCTTGCCGAACTCGGCATCACCCTGCCCTCTCCGGCCGCGCCGGTCGCGAATTATGTGCCCTATGTCATCACCGGCAAGCTGCTGGTGATCTCCGGCCAGCTCTGCTTTGGCCTCGATGGCAAGCTCTCCGACAGCCACAAGGGCAAGCTCGGTGCCGAGATCTTCAACGAGGCCGGCATCGAGGCGGCGCGGCTTTGCGCCATCAACGTGCTGGCGCAGGCGAAGGCCGCGCTCGGCGATCTCGACCGGATCACCCGTTGCGTGCGACTCGGGGGCTTCATCAACGCGATGCCGCATTTCGCCGGCCTGCCGGCGATCATGAACGGCGCCTCGGATTTGATGGTCGAGGCGCTCGGCGACAAGGGGCGCCATGCCCGCTCGACCATCGGCGTCGCCGAACTCCCGGCCGACGCCGCCGTCGAAGTCGAGGCGATGTTCGAGATCGCGTGA
- a CDS encoding cell envelope integrity EipB family protein: MSMNGFGLASTLAGILSTVAVLASVGASAQPQSVGRVVLAPHRAVYDLVLDDDKPATSIEAARGRIAFDFTGDACEGYVLSFRQVTQVSSSEGGPRTIDARTTSFEAGDGASYRFKTESSAAGAPAEIVDGSVQKSGGGYEIKLSAPKPETVRQTTDALFPNAQMKAVIEAARAGKTTLNVRLYDGANSGKEVYDTLSVIGKRIETKPSEAPLQRPEFETLARWPVSISYFKVDSGETTPSYTISFELYENGVTGAIKLDYGSFALRGTLTRLDLLPKQDCAK, encoded by the coding sequence ATGAGCATGAACGGATTTGGCCTTGCGAGTACCCTGGCGGGTATCCTGAGCACGGTCGCCGTGCTGGCGAGCGTCGGCGCCTCGGCGCAGCCTCAATCGGTCGGGCGCGTGGTTCTGGCGCCCCATCGCGCGGTCTATGATCTTGTGCTCGACGACGACAAACCCGCCACCAGCATCGAGGCGGCGCGCGGTCGCATTGCCTTCGATTTCACCGGCGATGCCTGCGAGGGCTATGTACTCTCCTTTCGCCAGGTCACGCAGGTGAGCAGCAGCGAAGGCGGTCCGCGCACCATCGATGCGCGCACGACGAGCTTCGAGGCCGGCGACGGGGCGAGCTACCGCTTCAAGACCGAAAGCTCCGCGGCCGGCGCTCCGGCCGAGATCGTCGACGGCTCGGTCCAGAAATCCGGTGGCGGCTACGAGATCAAGCTCAGCGCGCCCAAGCCCGAGACGGTGCGCCAGACGACGGACGCCCTGTTCCCGAACGCGCAGATGAAGGCGGTGATCGAGGCCGCGCGCGCCGGCAAGACCACGCTGAACGTGCGCCTCTATGACGGCGCCAATAGCGGCAAGGAGGTCTATGACACGCTCTCGGTGATCGGGAAGCGGATCGAGACCAAGCCCTCCGAGGCACCGCTGCAGCGGCCGGAATTCGAGACGCTCGCGCGCTGGCCGGTGTCGATCTCCTATTTCAAGGTCGATTCCGGCGAGACCACGCCCTCCTACACCATCTCCTTCGAGCTCTATGAGAATGGCGTGACCGGCGCGATCAAGCTCGACTATGGCAGCTTCGCCCTGCGCGGCACGCTCACGCGTCTGGATCTTCTTCCGAAGCAGGATTGCGCGAAGTAG
- a CDS encoding DNA polymerase IV — protein sequence MTDRAAQPARRVLCRDCLIDHEEAIAALRRCPACGSPRLLRHPERDALSLAHIDCDAFYAAIEKRDDPTLLDKPVIIGGGKRGVVSTACYIARTYGVRSAMPMFKALEACPEAVVVKPNMAKYVAAGREVRRLMQELTPLVEPLSIDEAFLDLAGTERLHHASPAITLARFAKRIEGEVGISISIGLSYAKFLAKVASDMDKPRGFSVIGRAEAVAFLARKPVSLIPGVGQASAAKLAESGFRLIGDLREAPIDKLFRLAGKDGPRLKKLANGIDERQVTPDRETKSVSSETTLDTDLSRFEDLEPVLWRLCEKTSKRLKAQALAGRTITMKLKTADFHAITRASRLPEPTQLAARLFAAGRDLLRRECNGQRYRLIGIGASDFSAPEEADHGDLADVATPRLKAMEGALDALRARFGDASIGKGLSLRGPQRASGASATSRNPASEEDPDA from the coding sequence GTGACCGACCGGGCCGCGCAGCCTGCGCGGCGCGTGCTCTGCCGCGATTGCCTCATCGACCATGAGGAGGCAATCGCTGCGCTGCGCCGCTGCCCGGCTTGCGGCTCCCCGCGGCTGCTGCGCCATCCCGAGCGCGATGCCTTGAGCCTCGCCCATATCGACTGCGACGCCTTCTATGCGGCAATCGAGAAGCGCGACGATCCCACGCTGCTCGACAAGCCGGTGATCATCGGCGGCGGCAAGCGCGGCGTGGTCTCGACGGCCTGCTATATCGCGCGGACCTATGGCGTGCGCTCGGCGATGCCGATGTTCAAGGCCCTGGAGGCCTGCCCCGAAGCCGTGGTCGTCAAGCCGAACATGGCGAAATATGTCGCGGCCGGGCGCGAGGTCAGGCGATTAATGCAGGAGCTGACGCCGCTGGTCGAGCCGCTCTCGATCGACGAGGCCTTTCTCGACCTCGCCGGAACCGAGCGGCTGCATCACGCCAGCCCCGCCATCACGCTCGCGCGCTTCGCCAAGCGGATCGAAGGCGAAGTCGGGATCAGCATCTCCATCGGCCTGTCCTATGCCAAATTCCTGGCCAAGGTCGCCTCCGACATGGACAAGCCGCGCGGCTTCTCCGTCATCGGGCGGGCGGAGGCCGTCGCGTTTCTGGCGAGAAAGCCGGTCAGCCTCATTCCCGGTGTCGGCCAGGCGAGTGCGGCCAAGCTCGCCGAATCCGGCTTCCGCCTGATCGGCGATCTGCGCGAAGCGCCGATCGACAAGCTCTTCCGCCTGGCCGGCAAGGATGGGCCGCGACTGAAGAAGCTCGCCAACGGCATCGACGAGCGCCAGGTCACGCCCGACCGCGAGACCAAGAGCGTGTCCAGCGAAACCACGCTCGACACCGATCTTTCGCGCTTCGAGGATCTCGAGCCGGTGCTGTGGCGGCTCTGCGAGAAAACCTCGAAACGCCTCAAGGCCCAGGCACTCGCGGGCCGGACCATCACCATGAAGCTGAAGACGGCGGATTTTCACGCGATCACGCGCGCCAGTCGCCTGCCGGAGCCGACACAATTGGCGGCCAGGCTGTTCGCCGCTGGGCGCGACCTGCTCAGGCGCGAATGCAACGGCCAGCGCTACCGGCTGATCGGCATCGGCGCGAGCGATTTCAGCGCCCCCGAGGAAGCCGACCATGGCGACCTCGCCGATGTCGCGACCCCCAGGCTGAAGGCGATGGAGGGCGCGCTCGACGCGCTGCGCGCGCGCTTCGGCGATGCGTCGATCGGCAAGGGCCTCAGTCTGCGCGGTCCGCAGCGGGCCAGCGGCGCAAGCGCTACTTCGCGCAATCCTGCTTCGGAAGAAGATCCAGACGCGTGA
- a CDS encoding DUF3572 domain-containing protein has product MARSPSVEDAENLALRALGFLAADPARLEPFLAQTGLGPSNLRAAAQEPGFLAAVLDHLAGSDSLLLEFAGNLSLNPEIVAQARGRLAGPPMGDAP; this is encoded by the coding sequence ATGGCAAGATCCCCCTCCGTCGAGGATGCCGAAAACCTCGCGCTGCGCGCGCTGGGCTTCCTCGCTGCAGATCCGGCGCGCCTGGAGCCGTTTCTGGCGCAAACCGGCCTCGGCCCCTCGAATCTAAGAGCAGCGGCGCAAGAGCCCGGTTTCCTCGCCGCAGTGCTCGATCATCTCGCCGGCAGCGATTCGCTGCTGTTGGAGTTTGCCGGAAATTTAAGCTTGAATCCGGAAATCGTCGCTCAGGCCCGCGGACGGCTCGCCGGACCGCCGATGGGCGACGCCCCGTGA
- a CDS encoding response regulator, translating into MMKTVLIVEDNELNMKLFNDLLEAHGYATLKTADGIEAIELARTHHPDLILMDIQLPEVSGLEVTKWIKEDDTLKSIPVIAVTAFAMKGDEERIREGGCEAYLSKPISVAKFLETVRAYAGPA; encoded by the coding sequence ATGATGAAGACGGTTTTGATCGTCGAGGACAATGAGCTCAACATGAAGCTCTTCAATGATTTGCTTGAAGCGCATGGCTATGCCACGCTGAAGACTGCCGATGGCATCGAGGCGATCGAACTCGCGCGCACGCATCATCCCGATCTGATTTTGATGGACATCCAGCTTCCCGAGGTCTCGGGGCTCGAAGTCACCAAATGGATCAAGGAGGATGATACCCTCAAATCCATCCCCGTTATCGCGGTGACGGCTTTTGCGATGAAGGGTGACGAAGAACGCATTCGCGAGGGAGGCTGCGAGGCTTATCTCTCCAAGCCGATCTCGGTGGCAAAATTCTTGGAGACGGTCCGCGCCTACGCTGGCCCAGCCTGA